One Novosphingobium sp. G106 DNA segment encodes these proteins:
- a CDS encoding carboxymuconolactone decarboxylase family protein, with protein sequence MTDKPTGARQAFGHIAPKLAEVTDEVLFGDVWRRPGLSPRDRSLITVASLISLYRINELPFHMKTALNNGVTKDELVEMITHLAFYAGWPPANTAVSIADKVFAEMGV encoded by the coding sequence ATGACCGACAAACCCACCGGCGCCCGCCAGGCCTTCGGCCATATCGCGCCCAAGCTGGCCGAAGTGACCGACGAAGTGCTGTTCGGCGACGTTTGGCGCCGGCCGGGCCTCTCCCCGCGCGACCGCAGCCTGATCACGGTCGCCAGCCTGATCTCGCTCTACCGGATCAACGAGCTGCCGTTCCACATGAAGACCGCGCTCAACAACGGCGTGACGAAGGACGAACTGGTCGAGATGATCACCCACCTCGCCTTCTACGCGGGCTGGCCGCCGGCCAATACGGCGGTCTCGATCGCCGACAAGGTGTTCGCCGAGATGGGCGTCTAG
- a CDS encoding TCR/Tet family MFS transporter → MRPESALSLRRPAIAFIFVTGVLDVMAMGLVTPVLPSLIEDFAGSTASAGVWNGVLVALWGLMQFLCSPVIGSLSDRYGRRPVILISAAGLSIDWVLMALAPNLWWLAVGRLIGGATSASFTAIYAYMADITTPENRARAYGIVGAAFGAGFIAGPALGGMLGEWGPRVPFWVAAGLSALAFVYGWLVLPESLPAERRMAFAWSRANPLGALRLLRSHAELSGLAVVTLLFYFAHHVFSVVYVLYAEHRYGFGPFEVGVMLAFAGALDMAVQGWLTGQVTKRLGDLRTMVIGLGFGSVGLLAMGLAPTGGLFVAALLPNALWGLALPTLLSLMTQRVSEREQGQIQGASNSVASLAGVASPLFFGWVYSLSAAGSGLSFYIAAGILACAAAIGLATAGAGAPAKT, encoded by the coding sequence GTGCGACCCGAATCCGCCCTTTCCCTGCGACGCCCGGCGATCGCCTTCATCTTCGTCACCGGCGTGCTCGACGTCATGGCGATGGGGCTGGTCACGCCTGTGCTGCCCAGCCTGATCGAGGACTTCGCCGGCTCGACCGCCTCAGCGGGCGTGTGGAACGGCGTGCTCGTCGCGCTCTGGGGGTTGATGCAGTTCCTCTGCTCGCCGGTCATCGGTTCGCTGTCGGACCGATACGGCCGGCGGCCGGTGATCCTGATTTCGGCCGCGGGGCTATCGATCGACTGGGTGCTGATGGCGCTGGCGCCGAACCTCTGGTGGCTGGCCGTGGGCCGGCTGATCGGCGGCGCCACTTCGGCGAGCTTCACCGCGATCTATGCCTATATGGCCGACATCACCACGCCCGAGAACCGCGCGCGTGCCTATGGCATCGTCGGTGCGGCCTTCGGCGCGGGGTTCATCGCCGGGCCGGCGCTGGGCGGCATGCTCGGCGAATGGGGACCGCGCGTGCCGTTCTGGGTGGCTGCGGGGCTGTCGGCGCTGGCTTTCGTCTATGGCTGGCTGGTCCTGCCCGAGTCCCTGCCGGCCGAGCGCCGCATGGCCTTCGCCTGGTCGCGGGCCAACCCGCTCGGCGCGCTGCGGCTGCTGCGCTCGCATGCCGAGCTGTCGGGTCTCGCCGTGGTGACCTTGCTGTTCTACTTCGCGCACCACGTCTTCTCGGTGGTCTACGTACTCTATGCCGAGCACCGCTATGGCTTCGGCCCGTTCGAGGTCGGCGTGATGCTGGCTTTTGCCGGCGCACTGGACATGGCCGTGCAGGGCTGGCTGACCGGGCAGGTGACCAAGCGGCTAGGCGATCTCAGGACGATGGTGATCGGGCTGGGCTTCGGCAGCGTCGGGCTGCTGGCCATGGGCCTCGCGCCCACCGGCGGGCTGTTCGTCGCCGCGCTGCTGCCGAACGCGCTCTGGGGGCTGGCGCTGCCGACGCTGCTGTCGCTGATGACCCAGCGCGTGTCGGAGCGCGAGCAGGGGCAGATACAGGGCGCCTCGAACAGCGTCGCCAGTCTGGCCGGCGTCGCCTCGCCGCTGTTCTTTGGCTGGGTCTACAGCCTGTCGGCGGCGGGATCGGGCCTGAGCTTCTACATTGCCGCGGGCATCCTCGCCTGCGCGGCCGCGATCGGTCTGGCGACGGCGGGGGCCGGGGCACCTGCCAAGACCTGA
- the pyrC gene encoding dihydroorotase — translation MATSTDSTLTIRRPDDWHVHLRDHDVLRGVLPYTARQFARAIVMPNLSPPVTTAEGVNAYRHRIIAAIPPGLSFTPLMTAYLTDGTDPADIAQGYADGVFVAAKLYPAHATTGSAHGVTDVAKILGVLEKMQDVGMPLLIHGEVTDHDVDIFDREAVFIERTLAPLVRDLPGLKVVFEHITTAEAADFVDASGPNIGATITPQHLHINRNAMLVGGIRPHAYCLPVAKREKHRLALRKAATSGSPKYFLGTDSAPHAVGAKESACGCAGIFNAPFAIESYVAVFDEERALDRFEAFASENGPRFYGLPLNEETITLERAENPVPEIVDANGTPIVPFHAATSLGWRLV, via the coding sequence ATGGCTACTTCCACCGACTCGACCCTGACGATCCGCCGCCCCGACGACTGGCACGTCCATCTGCGCGACCACGACGTCCTGCGCGGTGTCCTGCCTTATACGGCGCGCCAGTTCGCGCGCGCGATCGTCATGCCCAACCTGTCGCCGCCGGTGACCACGGCCGAGGGCGTCAACGCCTACCGCCACCGCATCATCGCCGCGATCCCACCGGGCCTGTCCTTCACCCCGCTGATGACCGCCTACCTCACCGACGGCACCGATCCGGCCGACATCGCCCAAGGCTATGCCGACGGCGTCTTCGTCGCGGCCAAGCTCTATCCCGCCCACGCCACGACTGGCTCCGCCCACGGGGTGACCGACGTGGCCAAAATCCTCGGCGTGCTGGAAAAGATGCAGGACGTCGGCATGCCGCTGCTGATCCACGGCGAGGTGACCGACCACGACGTCGACATCTTCGACCGCGAGGCGGTGTTCATCGAGCGGACCCTCGCGCCGCTGGTGCGCGACCTGCCCGGACTGAAAGTGGTGTTCGAGCACATCACCACGGCCGAAGCCGCCGACTTTGTCGACGCAAGCGGGCCGAACATCGGCGCGACGATCACCCCGCAACACCTCCATATCAACCGCAATGCCATGCTGGTCGGCGGCATCCGCCCGCATGCCTATTGCCTGCCCGTGGCGAAGCGCGAGAAGCACCGGCTGGCGCTGCGCAAGGCAGCGACCTCGGGGAGCCCCAAGTACTTCCTCGGCACCGACAGCGCGCCGCATGCCGTGGGCGCCAAGGAAAGCGCCTGCGGCTGCGCGGGCATCTTCAACGCGCCTTTCGCCATCGAGAGCTATGTTGCGGTATTCGACGAGGAACGCGCGCTCGATCGTTTCGAGGCTTTCGCTTCGGAGAACGGCCCCCGGTTCTACGGCCTGCCGCTCAACGAGGAAACGATCACGCTCGAACGGGCGGAAAACCCCGTGCCCGAGATCGTCGATGCCAACGGCACGCCGATCGTGCCGTTCCATGCTGCCACGAGTCTAGGCTGGCGCCTCGTCTGA
- the rarD gene encoding EamA family transporter RarD: MSVTENSKTDLPSGLPHALGAYLIWGLLPVYLRLVHSVPAFEFVGWRLIFTLPVCLLIVALRRQGREVLMALGSPRTLGLLLTSALLIGGNWLLYVTAIQTGHVFASSLGYYINPLMNVLAGTLFLGERLNRRQWIAVAIAAAGVSLLAWDAREMLGIALALAVSFSGYGLVRRLAPVASLPGLTIETILLLIPAIGIVIWQGQVHGGSSFGHSAETDLLLPLAGVITAVPLLLFATATKRMDYSTLGFIQYLAPTIVFLLGLFVFHEPLRQVQLACFVLIWTAAAIFVWDLLSRRRRASDEAPA; the protein is encoded by the coding sequence TTGAGCGTGACCGAAAACTCCAAGACCGACCTGCCGAGTGGCCTGCCCCACGCGCTCGGCGCCTACCTGATATGGGGCCTGCTACCGGTCTATCTGCGCCTCGTGCACAGCGTGCCGGCCTTCGAATTCGTCGGCTGGCGGCTGATCTTCACGCTGCCCGTCTGCCTGCTGATCGTCGCGCTGCGCCGGCAGGGGCGCGAGGTGCTGATGGCGCTGGGCAGCCCGCGCACCCTCGGCCTGCTGCTGACCAGCGCGCTGCTGATCGGCGGCAACTGGCTGCTCTACGTGACGGCGATCCAGACCGGTCACGTCTTCGCGTCGAGCCTCGGCTACTACATCAATCCGCTGATGAACGTGCTGGCCGGCACGCTTTTCCTCGGCGAGCGGCTGAACCGGCGTCAGTGGATCGCCGTCGCCATCGCCGCGGCAGGCGTATCGCTGCTCGCCTGGGACGCGCGCGAGATGCTGGGCATCGCGCTGGCCCTGGCCGTCAGCTTCTCGGGCTATGGCCTGGTTCGCCGCCTGGCGCCGGTCGCTTCGCTGCCCGGCCTGACGATCGAGACCATACTGCTGCTGATCCCGGCGATCGGCATCGTCATCTGGCAGGGGCAAGTGCACGGCGGCTCGAGCTTCGGCCACAGCGCGGAGACCGACCTGCTGCTGCCGCTGGCCGGCGTGATCACCGCCGTGCCGCTGCTGCTGTTCGCCACCGCAACCAAGCGAATGGACTACTCGACCCTGGGCTTCATCCAGTACCTGGCGCCGACGATCGTGTTCCTGCTGGGCCTGTTCGTGTTCCACGAACCGCTGCGACAGGTCCAACTCGCCTGCTTCGTGCTGATCTGGACTGCCGCGGCGATCTTCGTCTGGGACCTGCTCTCGCGGCGTCGGCGCGCGTCAGACGAGGCGCCAGCCTAG
- a CDS encoding glycine zipper 2TM domain-containing protein, with translation MTKFNPTALLGLATAGLLAGAAPAVAAPMFDTAAPSSVSGAADQVAHQYRDRGYREDRGYRNYNGNRGYNGASWRGRDGRYYCRRNDGTTGLLIGGAAGGLIGHSIAGRGGDRTLGTILGVAGGALLGREVDRSGSRGSCR, from the coding sequence ATGACCAAGTTCAATCCCACCGCCCTGCTGGGCCTTGCCACCGCGGGTCTGCTGGCCGGAGCCGCCCCGGCCGTTGCCGCGCCGATGTTCGATACGGCGGCGCCTTCGTCGGTCAGCGGCGCTGCCGATCAGGTCGCGCACCAGTACCGCGATCGCGGCTACCGCGAAGACCGCGGCTATCGCAATTACAACGGCAATCGCGGCTACAACGGCGCTTCGTGGCGTGGGCGCGACGGCCGCTATTACTGCCGCCGCAACGATGGCACCACCGGCCTGCTGATCGGCGGCGCGGCGGGCGGCCTGATCGGCCACTCGATCGCCGGCCGCGGCGGTGACCGCACGCTGGGCACGATCCTCGGCGTCGCCGGCGGTGCGCTACTGGGCCGCGAGGTCGACCGCAGCGGTTCGCGCGGCAGCTGCCGCTAA